In Micromonospora sp. WMMA1363, a genomic segment contains:
- a CDS encoding TIGR03089 family protein produces the protein MADNIARVFADAIAPDPTRPLLTWYDDATGERTELSGATCANWVAKTANLIVDGLGLGPGDTAGVLLPPHWQTATLLLGCWSAGLAVTDQPGVSDVLFVVAGRLTEPDGWSVGDRYVLGLDPFALPMRQVPPGFADFVSEVRVHGDHFRPYPDGGPDDADLLARATARATELGVTAGDRILIDVDRHPDPVDWLLAPLAAGATVVLCAHPDPARMPDRFATEKVTRPLT, from the coding sequence ATGGCCGACAACATTGCCCGGGTCTTCGCTGACGCGATCGCGCCCGACCCGACCCGCCCGCTGCTGACCTGGTACGACGACGCCACCGGCGAACGCACCGAGCTCTCCGGCGCGACCTGCGCGAACTGGGTGGCCAAAACCGCCAACCTGATCGTCGACGGGCTCGGCCTCGGGCCGGGGGACACCGCGGGGGTGCTGCTCCCGCCGCACTGGCAGACCGCCACCCTGCTGCTCGGCTGCTGGTCGGCGGGGTTGGCGGTGACGGACCAGCCAGGCGTATCGGACGTCCTGTTCGTCGTGGCCGGGCGGCTCACCGAGCCGGACGGATGGTCGGTCGGGGACCGCTACGTGCTCGGTCTGGATCCCTTCGCCCTGCCGATGCGGCAGGTCCCGCCGGGCTTCGCGGACTTCGTGTCGGAGGTCCGGGTGCACGGCGACCACTTCAGGCCGTACCCCGACGGTGGGCCCGACGACGCGGACCTGCTGGCCCGTGCGACGGCCCGGGCGACGGAGCTGGGCGTCACCGCCGGCGACCGTATCCTGATCGACGTCGACCGGCACCCGGACCCGGTCGACTGGCTCCTCGCCCCGCTGGCCGCCGGCGCCACCGTGGTCCTCTGCGCCCACCCCGACCCGGCCCGGATGCCCGACCGGTTCGCCACCGAGAAGGTCACCCGGCCGTTGACCTGA
- a CDS encoding NUDIX domain-containing protein, with protein sequence MSTPRVGQGSLPDTRLHADAVSVLRRWTPTSAAAAEARDRTLDLLSAGPVTMNRAHRVGHVTASALVLDATGERVLLCLHGKFHQWVQLGGHCEPGDPTLAAAALREATEESGVAGLRIDPVPIDVDIHPVGCQGGSFHHDVRFAALAPSGAAVRVSEESEELGWFPSDRLPEPLAGGTTQLIAPALAALRRAPLRLAP encoded by the coding sequence TTGTCAACGCCTCGTGTAGGACAAGGCTCCCTTCCCGACACCCGGCTGCACGCCGACGCCGTGAGCGTGCTACGTCGTTGGACGCCCACCTCGGCCGCCGCCGCCGAAGCACGGGACCGCACCCTCGACCTACTGTCCGCCGGACCGGTGACGATGAACCGTGCGCACCGGGTTGGCCACGTCACGGCCAGCGCGCTGGTGCTCGACGCCACCGGCGAGCGGGTGCTGCTCTGCCTGCACGGCAAGTTCCACCAGTGGGTACAGCTCGGCGGACACTGCGAGCCCGGCGACCCCACACTGGCCGCCGCCGCGCTACGCGAGGCGACCGAGGAGTCCGGGGTCGCCGGCCTACGGATCGACCCGGTGCCGATCGACGTGGACATCCACCCGGTCGGCTGCCAGGGTGGCTCGTTCCATCACGACGTACGCTTCGCTGCCCTCGCCCCATCCGGCGCGGCGGTGCGAGTCAGCGAGGAGTCGGAGGAACTCGGCTGGTTCCCGTCGGACCGGCTGCCGGAACCGCTGGCCGGCGGGACCACCCAGTTGATCGCGCCCGCGCTCGCGGCCCTCAGACGAGCCCCTCTTCGCCTTGCTCCTTGA
- a CDS encoding glycosyltransferase family 1 protein has translation MTAGRPPRVLIDATSVPADRGGVGRYVDGLLGALGKVCGSGVELAVVSLRTDLERYTRMLPGAEIIPAPAAVAHRPARLAWEQTGLPLLAQQVGAQVLHSPFYTCPLRAGCPVTVTVHDATFFTEPEHYDKSRRTFFRSAIKTSLRRADRVIVPSKATRDELIRLLDADPTRIDVAYHGVDHSAFHAPSEEEKARVRARLGLGSQHYVAFLGAKEPRKNVPNLIRGWASAVADRENPPALVIAGGQGHDDDIDRAVAEVPTHLRLLRPGYLRYADLPGFLGGALVAAYPSYGEGFGLPILEAMACAAPVLTTPRLSLPEVGGDAVAYTSEAPDQIAADLTALLDDEQRRLTLAKAGFDRAKEFTWGSSAEVHIAAWSRARS, from the coding sequence GTGACCGCCGGTCGCCCGCCCCGCGTGCTCATCGACGCCACGAGTGTCCCCGCCGACCGCGGCGGCGTCGGTAGATACGTCGACGGCCTGCTCGGTGCGCTCGGCAAGGTGTGCGGGTCGGGGGTGGAGTTGGCCGTGGTCAGCCTCCGCACCGATCTGGAGCGTTACACCCGCATGCTGCCCGGCGCGGAGATCATCCCGGCGCCTGCCGCCGTCGCGCACCGTCCCGCACGGCTGGCCTGGGAGCAGACCGGCCTGCCGCTGCTCGCCCAGCAGGTGGGTGCGCAGGTGCTGCACTCGCCCTTCTACACCTGTCCGCTGCGCGCCGGCTGCCCGGTCACCGTGACCGTGCACGACGCGACCTTCTTCACCGAGCCGGAGCACTACGACAAGAGCCGTCGCACGTTCTTCCGCAGCGCCATCAAGACGTCGCTGCGCCGGGCTGACCGGGTGATCGTGCCGAGCAAGGCCACCCGGGACGAGCTGATCCGACTGCTGGACGCCGACCCCACTCGCATCGACGTCGCCTACCACGGCGTGGACCACTCGGCGTTCCACGCGCCGAGTGAGGAGGAGAAGGCCCGGGTGCGTGCCCGGCTGGGCCTGGGTAGCCAGCACTACGTGGCTTTCCTCGGGGCGAAGGAGCCCCGCAAGAACGTCCCCAACCTGATCCGGGGCTGGGCCAGCGCCGTCGCGGACCGAGAGAATCCGCCCGCCCTGGTGATCGCCGGCGGCCAGGGCCACGACGACGACATCGACCGCGCGGTGGCCGAGGTCCCGACGCACCTGCGGCTGCTGCGCCCCGGCTACCTGCGGTACGCGGACCTGCCCGGCTTTCTGGGCGGGGCGCTCGTCGCCGCCTACCCGTCGTACGGCGAGGGCTTCGGTCTGCCGATCCTGGAAGCGATGGCCTGCGCCGCGCCGGTGCTGACCACCCCCCGGCTCTCGCTGCCTGAGGTGGGCGGCGACGCGGTCGCGTACACCAGTGAGGCGCCGGACCAGATCGCCGCCGATTTGACCGCGCTGCTCGACGACGAGCAGCGCCGACTGACACTCGCCAAGGCCGGTTTCGACCGGGCAAAGGAGTTCACCTGGGGATCCAGCGCCGAGGTGCACATCGCGGCCTGGTCCCGGGCCCGGTCGTGA
- a CDS encoding sugar phosphate nucleotidyltransferase → MIYAVIPAGGSGTRLWPLSRAGHPKFLHPLTGTAASLLQATVERLGPLTTPERTLVVTGAAHVAAVARQLAGLPEENILVEPSPRDSCAAIALAAAVIARREPTAVMGSFAADHLIGDPQRWRETVRRAVRGAQQGLLMTVGITPTRAETGYGYLETGDPVGDGPLRPVAEFKEKPSADVAEAYLRSGRHLWNASMFLWRVDVFLAELARQQPTLHAGIAAIAAAWGTAEQDDALRTVWPTLPKISVDYAVMEGAATAGKVATVPGDFGWNDVGDFHTLGEVLPMDTDGNVVLGGDAKPGVILRDSASLVVVAHSGRLVATVGVRDLIVVDTPDALLVCPRDRAQDVKKIVDELKEQGEEGLV, encoded by the coding sequence GTGATTTACGCCGTCATTCCGGCGGGCGGCAGCGGCACCAGGTTGTGGCCGTTGTCCCGTGCCGGGCACCCGAAGTTCCTGCACCCGCTCACCGGCACCGCCGCGTCACTGCTTCAGGCGACCGTCGAGCGGCTCGGCCCGCTCACCACGCCGGAGCGCACACTCGTGGTGACCGGCGCGGCGCACGTTGCCGCGGTCGCGCGCCAGCTGGCCGGGCTGCCGGAGGAGAACATCCTGGTGGAGCCGTCGCCGCGGGACTCGTGCGCGGCGATCGCCCTGGCCGCGGCGGTGATCGCGCGACGGGAGCCGACGGCGGTGATGGGCTCGTTCGCGGCCGACCACCTGATCGGTGACCCGCAGCGCTGGCGGGAGACCGTCCGTCGGGCGGTCCGCGGCGCCCAACAGGGACTGCTGATGACGGTGGGAATCACCCCGACCCGGGCCGAGACGGGCTACGGCTACCTGGAGACCGGTGACCCGGTCGGGGACGGGCCGCTGCGGCCGGTGGCCGAGTTCAAGGAGAAGCCGAGCGCTGACGTGGCCGAGGCGTACCTGCGGTCCGGGCGGCACCTCTGGAACGCCAGCATGTTCCTCTGGCGTGTTGACGTGTTCCTCGCGGAGCTGGCCCGCCAGCAGCCGACGTTGCACGCCGGCATCGCCGCGATCGCCGCGGCGTGGGGCACCGCCGAGCAGGACGATGCGCTCCGCACCGTGTGGCCGACGCTGCCGAAGATCTCGGTGGACTACGCGGTGATGGAGGGCGCGGCGACCGCCGGCAAGGTGGCGACCGTCCCCGGCGACTTCGGGTGGAACGACGTCGGCGATTTCCACACGCTCGGCGAGGTGCTGCCGATGGACACGGACGGCAACGTGGTGCTCGGCGGTGACGCGAAGCCGGGCGTGATCCTGCGGGACAGCGCGAGCCTGGTGGTTGTCGCGCACTCCGGGCGGCTCGTCGCGACCGTCGGCGTGCGCGACCTGATCGTGGTCGACACCCCGGACGCGTTGCTGGTGTGCCCGCGGGACCGGGCCCAGGACGTCAAGAAGATCGTCGACGAGCTCAAGGAGCAAGGCGAAGAGGGGCTCGTCTGA
- a CDS encoding coenzyme F420-0:L-glutamate ligase has protein sequence MRLEILPVQGIGHVSEGDDLASMITTAAPWLRDGDVLVVTSKIVSKAEGRLVDVPADGPERLAARAEVLAAETARVVAARGSTRIVQTHHGFVLASAGIDASNVDKTRLVLLPVDPDASARVLRTTLRERHGLDVAVIITDTMGRPWRNGLTDVALGVAGMAAIRDHRGEVDPYGNELELTQMAVVDELAGAGELIKGKCDQVPVAVVRGYLSTTGPDDGAGAKALVRDSSLDLFSLGTAEARAAGLATAATLPDGPATTAVSTEAVDRAIASVAETVQPGTVFTHVTDPEARGRLIAAVPDWPTGAKTLVLGSPATPVDPFGLVRFGADLHRLRAALAAENLASTLLPPPPGTPAAAALAL, from the coding sequence GTGAGGCTGGAGATCCTGCCGGTGCAGGGCATCGGCCACGTGTCCGAAGGCGACGACCTCGCTTCCATGATCACTACCGCCGCACCGTGGCTGCGCGACGGTGACGTGCTGGTGGTAACCAGCAAGATCGTCTCGAAGGCGGAGGGCCGCCTCGTCGACGTCCCGGCGGACGGGCCGGAACGACTCGCGGCCCGCGCGGAGGTGCTCGCCGCGGAGACCGCCCGGGTCGTCGCGGCCCGGGGCTCGACCCGGATCGTGCAGACGCACCACGGCTTCGTGCTGGCCTCCGCCGGGATCGATGCATCCAACGTGGACAAAACCCGACTGGTGCTACTACCAGTCGACCCGGACGCGTCCGCCCGGGTGCTGCGTACCACGCTTCGCGAGCGACACGGACTCGACGTGGCGGTGATCATCACAGACACGATGGGCCGACCCTGGCGCAACGGGCTGACGGACGTGGCGCTCGGGGTGGCCGGGATGGCGGCGATCCGGGACCACCGGGGCGAGGTCGACCCGTACGGCAACGAGCTGGAACTCACCCAGATGGCGGTGGTCGACGAGCTGGCCGGCGCCGGTGAACTGATCAAGGGCAAGTGCGACCAGGTGCCGGTCGCAGTGGTGCGCGGTTACCTCAGCACCACCGGGCCGGACGACGGCGCCGGAGCGAAGGCTCTGGTCCGGGACTCCTCGCTGGACCTCTTCTCGCTCGGCACCGCCGAGGCCCGAGCCGCCGGGCTGGCCACCGCCGCCACCCTCCCCGACGGTCCGGCGACCACAGCGGTCAGCACCGAGGCGGTCGACCGGGCGATCGCCTCGGTGGCCGAGACGGTCCAGCCCGGCACGGTCTTCACCCACGTCACCGACCCGGAGGCGCGCGGACGGCTGATCGCCGCGGTGCCCGACTGGCCGACCGGGGCCAAGACGCTGGTGCTCGGCTCCCCGGCCACCCCGGTCGACCCGTTCGGTCTGGTCCGGTTCGGGGCGGACCTGCACCGTCTCCGCGCCGCCCTGGCCGCCGAGAACCTTGCCTCGACCCTGCTACCGCCACCGCCTGGTACCCCCGCCGCCGCCGCGCTCGCCCTCTGA